The following coding sequences are from one Arachis hypogaea cultivar Tifrunner chromosome 7, arahy.Tifrunner.gnm2.J5K5, whole genome shotgun sequence window:
- the LOC112703783 gene encoding PTI1-like tyrosine-protein kinase At3g15890 isoform X1: MAFCPMFCCGNVSDRKARGKKQPPWRVFSLKELHSATNNFNYDNKLGEGGFGSVYWGQLWDGSQIAVKRLKVWSSKADMEFAVEVEILARVRHKNLLSLRGYCAEGQERLIVYDYMPNLSLVSHLHGQHSAESLLDWKRRMIIAIGAAEGIAYLHHQATPHIIHRDIKASNVLLDSDFQAQVADFGFAKLIPDGATHVTTRVKGTLGYLAPEYAMLGKANESCDVYSFGVLLLELASGRKPLEKLSNAVKRTISDWALPLACEKKFREIADSRLNGDYVEEELRRVVLIALICAQSQAEKRPTMLEVVELLKGDSKDKISQLEANELFISSVTVGHDHGSRSDIISEENQSKHQLEHMKSA, translated from the exons ATGGCGTTTTGCCCCATGTTTTGTTGCGGAAATGTTTCCGATCG CAAGGCACGGGGGAAGAAACAACCTCCATGGCGGGTGTTTTCTCTGAAGGAATTACATTCAGCTACCAATAATTTCAACTATGATAACAAGCTCGGCGAAGGCGGATTCGGGAGTGTCTACTGGGGTCAGCTTTGGGATGGATCACAG ATTGCTGTGAAAAGATTGAAAGTTTGGAGCAGCAAAGCAGACATGgaatttgctgttgaagttgaGATATTGGCAAGGGTTCGACACAAGAATCTTCTAAGTCTGCGTGGCTATTGCGCTGAAGGTCAGGAACGATTAATTGTATATGACTACATGCCGAATTTGAGCCTAGTCTCTCATCTTCATGGGCAGCACTCAGCTGAAAGCCTTCTTGATTGGAAGCGACGGATGATTATTGCAATCGGCGCTGCCGAGGGAATTGC ATATCTTCACCACCAAGCAACACCACACATCATTCATAGAGATATCAAAGCAAGCAATGTGTTGTTGGATTCAGATTTCCAAGCACAGGTTGCTGATTTTGGTTTCGCCAAGTTGATCCCGGATGGGGCAACGCATGTGACTACTAGAGTTAAAGGCACTCTTGGCTACTTAGCACCAGAATATGCTATGTTAGGTAAAGCAAATGAGAGTTGTGATGTATATAGTTTCGGTGTTCTTCTTCTAGAACTTGCCAGTGGCAGAAAACCACTTGAGAAACTCAGTAATGCGGTGAAGCGCACCATCAGTGATTGGGCACTGCCTTTGGCTTGTGAGAAGAAATTCAGGGAAATTGCAGATTCAAGACTTAATGGGGACTATGTGGAGGAAGAACTTAGAAGAGTTGTTTTGATTGCTCTTATATGTGCTCAGAGTCAAGCTGAGAAAAGACCAACCATGCTTGAGGTGGTGGAGCTACTCAAGGGTGACTCCAAAGATAAGATTTCTCAGTTGGAAGCCAATGAACTCTTTATCAGCTCTG